Below is a window of Leucobacter chromiiresistens DNA.
ACGACGAACGCGATCACTCCGGTGCTGAAGGTGCTGAACGACCGCTTCGGCGTCGAGCGGGGCCACGTCGAGACCGTGCACTCGTACACCAACGACCAGAACCTCACCGACAACTTCCACAAGGGCGCGCGCCGCGGCCGCTCGGCGGCGCTGAACATGGTGCTCGCCGAGACGGGTGCGGCGAAGGCCGTCGCGAAGGCGCTGCCCGAGTTCGCGGGCAAGCTGACGGGCAACGCGATCCGCGTTCCCACGCCCGACGTCTCGATGGCCGTGCTGAACCTGCAGCTCGAACGCGAGACCACGCGCGACGAGGTCAACGCGGTGCTGCAGGAGGTCTCGCTGACCGGCGCCCTCCGCACGCAGATCGACTACGTCGAATCGGATGAGATCGTATCGACCGACTTCGTCGGCTCGAACCGCGCGGGCATCGTCGACGGACTCGCCACCATCGTCACCGGCGACAGCGCCGTCGTGTACGTCTGGTACGACAACGAGTACGGCTACAGCTGCCAGGTCGTGCGCATCATCGAGCATCTCGCCGGCGGCCACCCGGTCCACCTCCCGGCGCTCGCGAACTGAGGCGCCGGCGGCCCTGCTCACTCGACACCTCACCGAAGAGAAAGGACAGATCATGTCTGAGAAGTACCTCATTGGAGTAGATGGATCCGAGCCGAGCAGGGTCGCCCTGGCCTGGGGCCTCGCGCGCGCCACCGAGCGCGGCGCCTCCGTCGAGCTCATCCATGTCGCCGACGACTCGTTCCTCTCCGAGAGCGTCGCGTTCCTCTCGGAGGCGCAGCTGGCCTCGGAGCAGATGCTGCAAGTCGAGACGGCGTACGCGCGGGAGCTCGGCTTCGCCGGCGCCATCACGGGCACCGCGGTCGTCGGCCACCCCATCGCGGAGATCGAGACCGCATCGAAGCACGCCGATCTCGTGGTGCTCGGCGCCCATCAGGGCGGCCGGTTCTCGGGCTCCTTCTTCGGCACTCGCGCCGTGAAGGTCGCCGCGACCGCCCACTGCCCCGTCGCAGTGATCCCGCAGGTCGAAGCGCGGCCCAACGCGCCCGTCGTGGTCGGCGTCGACGGATCCGAGGCGTCGAAGCGCGCGATCGCGTTCGCCGCCGAGCAGGCGTCGCTGCGCGAGGTGCCGCTCGTCGCGGTCTACGCCTGGATGCCGCCGCTGACCCCGGGGCTCGAGTACCTGTGGAGCGAGGAGCTCGTCGAGTCGCAGCGCGCCGCCGCCGAGGAGGCGATTGCGATCGGCGTCGCGGGCATCGCGCATCGCTACCCCGACCTGGAGGTGCGCCGGGAGATCGTGCAGTCGTCCCCCGTCGCGGCCCTGGTGCAGGCGGCCGAGCACGCCGAACTGCTGGTCGTCGGCAGCCGCGGGCGCGGCGGCATCTCCCGCCTGCTCCTCGGCTCCGTCAGCCACGGCGTGCTGCAGGCCCTCCCGTGCCCCGTCGTCGTCACGCGCGGCTGATCCGCCTCCCCCGAACAGGAGCTCCCGAATGAGCGAACCCCGCATCGAACGCGTCGTCACCCGAGGCGCGCTCCCGATCGAGCCCGCGTCGGGCCGGTTCGAGGAGATCCCGATCGAGAACAACGTCTGGATCGTCGGCGACGACGAGCAGGTCGTCGTGATCGATGCGAGCCACGACGCGGCAGCGATCGAGCGGGCGGTCGGCGATCGCGAGACGCTCGGCATTCTGCTGACGCACGGGCACAACGATCATGTGAACGCCGCCGTCGAGCTCGCGAGTCGACTCGACGCGCTGATCCATCTGCACCCCGACGACCTCTTCGTCTGGCGCGAGACGCACGGCGATGCGGTGCCCGACATCGAGCTCGCGCACGGGGCGTCGTTCTGGGTGGCGGGAGTCGATCTCACGACTTTGCACACGCCCGGCCACACTCCGGGGTCCGTCTGCTTCGCCGCGCCGTCGCTCGGCGCGGTCTTCAGCGGCGACACCCTGTTCCAGGGCGGCCCCGGAGCGACCCGCTGGGAGTACTCCAGCTTCCCGCAGATCATCGACTCGATCCGCACGCAGCTCTTCGCGCTGCCCGGCGACACCGCCGCCCTCACCGGGCACGGCGAGCGGACGACGATCGCCGCCGAGCAGCCCGACCTCGACGCGTGGATCGCGCGCGGCTGGTGACCGCCCGCCTGACTCCTGTGCAGCGCGGCTTCGCGCTCTTCGCGCTCGCACTCGGCGGCTTCGGCATCGGGGTGACGGAGTTCGCGACGATGGGCTTCCTGCCCGAGATCGCGAGCGACCTGCTCCCCGGCTTCGCAGCGTCACCCGACACGGTCATCGCCCAGGCCGGCTGGCTCATCACGGCGTACGCGCTCGGGGTCGTCGTGGGCGCCCCGACGTTCGCGGTGCTCGCCGCGCGCATGTCGCAGACGAAGCTCGCCTTCCTGCTCCTCGGCCTCTTCATCCTCGGCACCATCGCGTCGGTGTGCATGCCGACCTTCGGTTCGCTCGCGGTGGCCCGTTTCGTCGCAGCGCTGCCGCACGGGGCCTACTTCGGCGTCGCCTCCCTGCTCGCCGCGCGCATCATGGGCCCGGGCATGCAGGGCCGGGGCATCGCCCTGGCGCTCTCGGGGCTCACCGTCGCGAACGTGGTGGGAGTGCCGATCGCGACGTGGATCGGCCAGGTCGCCGGCTGGCGCTGGGCCTACGTGCTCGTCGCCGTCATCTTCACCGCGACGCTGCTCCTCTGCCTCGCCTTCCTCCCCCGCTATCCCGGCAACCCCGAGCGCAGTGCGCTGCTCGAGCTCTCAGCGCTCCGCAACTACCGCCTCTGGATCATGATCGGCGTGGGCGCGATCGGGTTCGGCGGCTTCTTCGCCGTCTACTCGTACATCGCCGAGGTGACGACGCGGTCGACCGGGCTCCCCGAGTCCGCGGTGCCGTGGGTGCTCGCGGGGCTCGGCCTCGGCATGACGATCGGCAACCTCGCCGGAGGGTGGGCGAGCGACAAGGATCTGACGCGCACCATCGTCTTCGGCTTCACCTCGTTCATCGCCGTGCTGGTCGCCTACGCGCTGCTCGCCAGCACCCCCGCGGGGCTCATCGTCACGACGTTCCTGCTCGGCGTCACCTCGTCGGTGCTGATGCCCTCCATCCAGTCGCGTCTGATCCGCGTATCCGGCGAGGCCGCGCTCTTCGGCGCCGCCGTGAACCACGCCGCGTTCAACGTCGGCAACAGCCTCGGCGCCTGGCTCGGCGGGCTCGCGATCGCCGGCGGGTTCGGGTACCTCGCCCCCGGCTGGGTCGGCGTGGTGCTCGGCTGCATCGGCATGGCCCTCGCGCTCTCCGGCATCGCGGTCGAGCGCCGGGACAAGGCGCGCAACCGCGACACCGTGGGCATCACGGTTCCGCGTTAGCGCTTCGGCTGCGGCGGGGTCCCGTCGCCGAAGGGCGCTCCGCCCAGCCGCTCGCGGCCGTGCGGCGTGCGCCAGTTCGCGAGGTCCGGCCCGAGCGGCACGATCCGCGTCGGGTTGATGTCGGCGTGGGTGGCGTAGTAGTGCTGTTTGATCTGCGCGAAGTCGATCGTGTCGCCGAACCCGGGCGTCTGGTAGAGATCGCGAGCGTACCCCCAGAGGTGCTCCATCTCGCTCAGCTTGTTGCGGTTCGCCTTGAAGTGACCGTGGTAGACGGGGTCGAATCGGGCGAGCGTGGTGAAGAGCCGCACATCGGCCTCCGTGATCGTGTCGCCCATCACGAAGCGGCGCGTCGCGAGCCGCTCCTCGAGCCAGTCCATCGCCGTCCACAGCCGCTCGTAGGCGGCGTCGTACGCCTCCTGGCTCCCCGCGAACCCGCACCGGTAGACACCGTTGTTGACCTCCGTGAAGATGCGCTCGATGATCGGCCACATCTCGTCCACCTGGTCGCTCGGCAGCAGGTCGGGGGCGCCGTCGCGATGGAACTCCCGCCACTGCGTCGAGAAGTCGAGCGTGATCTGCGGGTAGTCGTTCGTGACCACCCCGCCGCTCGCAACATCGACGATCGCGGGCACGGTGATGCCGCGCGGGTACCCCGGGAACCGGGCGAAGTAGTTCTCCTGCAGCCGCTCCGTGCCGAGCACGGGGTCGCGGCCGTCCGGGTCGAGATCGAAGGTCCAGGATCGCGCGTCGTGCACCGGACCGGGCTGGCCGAGCGAGATCACGTCTTCCAGGCCGAGCAGCCGCCGCACGATCAGCGTCCGGTTCGCCCAGGGGCAGGCGGCAGCGGCGACGAGCCGGTAGCGCCCCGGCTCGACCGGCCACGCCTCGGCGCCCTCGGAGAGCCCGAACCCGAGCGAGCCGATCTTCGACGCCGGCGGCGCGGGCAGCGCGCGCACCGCATCGGGATCGGCGACGATGCGATCCTCGATGTACTGCGTATCGCGCTCGAACGCACCCCCGGTCACGTAGCTCCCCATCGCGGTGTCTGACGATTCGGTCATCCGGTCTCCTCTGATCGTGCGGATCTCCGCTCGCGGAGATGTCGACTCGTGATTCCGATGCTAGGCCCGATCGGCTGCGGGCAGCGTGTGGAAACGGCGATCCACGTACACCATCGGCTCCGCGGCCTCGCCGAAGACGGCGCCGAGCACTTCTGCGACGACGACGACCGACGAGCCGACGCCGAGCGTGTGCAGCGGGCGGCAGCGCAGCGCCACGCGCGAGGCGGGGAGGTAGGGCTCGCCCGTCGCGAGCGACGCCCACCCCTGCTCGGGGGTGAAGCGCTCCGCGCCCGAGACCGCGAAGGCCTGCGCGACGTCGGCATGCCGCGAATCGAGGAGGTGTACGAGGTGCGTCTCCGCGCCCAGCACGCCGCCCGCACTGCCGGTCGCACGCGTCACCGAGAACGCGAGCGCGGGCGGGTCGATGCCGACCGAGGCGACGCTGGAGGCCGTCAGCCCGACCGGCCCCTCGTCCGTCATCGCGGTGATCAGCGCCACCCCCGAGGGGTGCTCCCGAAACGCTTGCTTCAGCGCATCGGCGCCGCTCACCCCGCTCGCGTCGAACCCCACCGCTGCACTCTCCGGAGCCGAACTCATGCGCACCGTACCCTTCCGTCTCTGCGGAGCGCGGAACGCGCCCCGACATCGACCCCAACGTATCGTGCGGCGCGTTCATTCCGACGCCCCGCTGGCCTAGGCTGTGGGCATGGAGCTTCGCGACATCCCCTTCACCACGATCGACGGCGAGCCGGCCTCGCTCGCCGATTACGCCGACCGGGCCGTACTCATCGTGAACGTGGCCTCGAAGTGCGGTCTCACGCCGCAGTACGAGAAGCTCGAGGCGCTGCAGCGCACCTACGGCGATCGGGGTCTCACGGTGCTCGGCTTCCCGTGCAACCAGTTCATGGGTCAGGAGCCCGGCGACGGCGAGGAGATCAAGACGTTCTGCTCGACGTCGTACGGCGTCACCTTCCCGCTCATGGAGAAGATCAAGGTCAACGGCCGCAAGAAGCATCCGCTCTACGAGCAGCTGCGCGAGGTGCCCGACGCGGACGGCAAGGCGGGGCGGGTGAAGTGGAACTTCGAGAAGTTCCTCGTCGCGCCCGACGGCTCGGTGTCGCGCTTCCGGCCGACGGTCGAGCCCGACGACCCCGCCGTCATCGAGGCGATCGAAGCGGCGCTGCCGGAGTGACGACGGTGAGGGTGGGCCCGGAGGGACTCGAACCCCCGACCCTCTCGGTGTAAACGAGATGCTCTAACCAACTGAGCTACAGGCCCCACGCCGCCGAGCGGCATCCATAGCTTAGAGGAAACGCCGTCGCGCGAAGAAATCGGCCCCGCTCACGCGCGCGGCAGCGCCGAGACGGCCTCCCGGTAGGCGGCGAGCGGGCGGGCCTCACCCGCGCCGCTCGAGAACGAGGCGGCCACGCGCCCGTCCCGGCCGACCACCACCGTCGCCCGCGCGGCCGCCCCCATGCGCTCGTCGAGTGCGCCGCACGCCCGGGCGACCTCGCCGTGCGGCCAGAAGTCGGAGAGGATCGGGAACGAGAAGCCCTCCTGCTCCGCCCAGGCGCGCAGGGTCCACACCGAATCGACCGTGATGCCGACGAGCTGCACCGAGCGCTCGGCGAACAGGTCGGCGTGCGCCGAGAGCTCGGCGAACTCCGACGTGCAGATGCGCGAGAAGGCGAACGGCACGAACACCAGCGCCACCGGGCCGTCCTGCAACAGGTCGGAGAGCACGGTCTCCGATCCGTACTGATCCGACAGCGCGAAATCGGGCGCTGCGGCTCCCGCGGCGAGCACCATGCGACCTCCTGTTCCGGGCCGGAGGGCCCCCTCGTGATGCGACGCGATCCACCCTAGCCAAGCCGCACCACCCGCGCCGATTGTGCCTGAATGACACACGACGCGCGACGTCGGGGTGATCCTTCGTACAAATTCGATAGTGTGGAGGCACACCCGCGAATCCAGCGGGCGCCTTTCGTGCAGTGCGCCGACGCATCAACCAGCGGTCCCGGCTCCTGCACGCCTCATGGTGAATGGAGCACAATCTTGGCTGTCAACACGCAGGATCCCTACGCACGCGGGAACGAAGATCAGGATCCGCAGGAGACCGCCGAATGGCGCGAGTCCCTCGATGCGGTCGTGGAGGAGCGCGGCGCCGGCCGCGGCCGCGAGATCATGACGAGCCTGCTCGACCGCTCGCGCCAGCTGCACCTGAACGTGCCGCAGGTGCCCACCACGGATTACGTGAACACGATCGCGTCGAACGACGAGCCCGACTTCCCCGGCAACGAGGAGCTCGAGCGCAAGTACCGCTCGTGGATCCGCTGGAACGCCGCGATGACGGTGCACCGCGCGCAGGCCCCCGGCATCGGCGTGGGCGGCCACATCTCGTCGTACGCCTCGGCGGCGTCGCTCTACGAGGTCGGCTTCAACCACTTCTTCCGCGGCCAGGATCACCCCGGCGGCGGCGACCAGATCTTCGCCCAGGGGCACGCCTCCCCCGGCATGTACGCGCGCGCCTTCCTCGAGGGGCGCCTGAGCGCCGACCAGCTCGACGGCTTCCGTCAGGAGAAGTCGCACGCCGGTGGCGGCCTCCCGAGCTACCCGCACCCGCGCCTGGCGCCCGAGTTCTGGCAGTTCCCCACCGTCTCGATGGGCCTCGGCCCCATCAACGCCATCTACCAGGCGCAGCTCAACAAGTACCTCACGAACCGCGGCATCAAGGACGCCTCGGATCAGCACGTATGGGCGTTCCTCGGCGACGGCGAGATGGACGAGGTCGAGAGCCGCGGCCAGCTGCAGGTCGCCGCCAACGAGGGGCTCGACAACCTGACCTTCGTGATCAACTGCAACCTGCAGCGCCTCGACGGACCGGTGCGCGGCAACGGCAAGATCATCCAGGAGCTCGAGAGCTTCTTCCGCGGCGCGGGCTGGAACGTCATCAAGGTCATCTGGGGCCGAGAGTGGGACGACCTGCTCGAGCGCGACGTCGACGGCGCCCTGCTCAACATCATGAACACGACGCCCGACGGCGACTACCAGACGTACAAGGCGGAGAACGGCGCGTACATCCGCAACCACTTCTTCGGCAAGGACGAGCGGGCGATGCA
It encodes the following:
- a CDS encoding universal stress protein yields the protein MSEKYLIGVDGSEPSRVALAWGLARATERGASVELIHVADDSFLSESVAFLSEAQLASEQMLQVETAYARELGFAGAITGTAVVGHPIAEIETASKHADLVVLGAHQGGRFSGSFFGTRAVKVAATAHCPVAVIPQVEARPNAPVVVGVDGSEASKRAIAFAAEQASLREVPLVAVYAWMPPLTPGLEYLWSEELVESQRAAAEEAIAIGVAGIAHRYPDLEVRREIVQSSPVAALVQAAEHAELLVVGSRGRGGISRLLLGSVSHGVLQALPCPVVVTRG
- a CDS encoding MBL fold metallo-hydrolase gives rise to the protein MSEPRIERVVTRGALPIEPASGRFEEIPIENNVWIVGDDEQVVVIDASHDAAAIERAVGDRETLGILLTHGHNDHVNAAVELASRLDALIHLHPDDLFVWRETHGDAVPDIELAHGASFWVAGVDLTTLHTPGHTPGSVCFAAPSLGAVFSGDTLFQGGPGATRWEYSSFPQIIDSIRTQLFALPGDTAALTGHGERTTIAAEQPDLDAWIARGW
- a CDS encoding MFS transporter; translation: MTARLTPVQRGFALFALALGGFGIGVTEFATMGFLPEIASDLLPGFAASPDTVIAQAGWLITAYALGVVVGAPTFAVLAARMSQTKLAFLLLGLFILGTIASVCMPTFGSLAVARFVAALPHGAYFGVASLLAARIMGPGMQGRGIALALSGLTVANVVGVPIATWIGQVAGWRWAYVLVAVIFTATLLLCLAFLPRYPGNPERSALLELSALRNYRLWIMIGVGAIGFGGFFAVYSYIAEVTTRSTGLPESAVPWVLAGLGLGMTIGNLAGGWASDKDLTRTIVFGFTSFIAVLVAYALLASTPAGLIVTTFLLGVTSSVLMPSIQSRLIRVSGEAALFGAAVNHAAFNVGNSLGAWLGGLAIAGGFGYLAPGWVGVVLGCIGMALALSGIAVERRDKARNRDTVGITVPR
- a CDS encoding glutathione S-transferase family protein gives rise to the protein MTESSDTAMGSYVTGGAFERDTQYIEDRIVADPDAVRALPAPPASKIGSLGFGLSEGAEAWPVEPGRYRLVAAAACPWANRTLIVRRLLGLEDVISLGQPGPVHDARSWTFDLDPDGRDPVLGTERLQENYFARFPGYPRGITVPAIVDVASGGVVTNDYPQITLDFSTQWREFHRDGAPDLLPSDQVDEMWPIIERIFTEVNNGVYRCGFAGSQEAYDAAYERLWTAMDWLEERLATRRFVMGDTITEADVRLFTTLARFDPVYHGHFKANRNKLSEMEHLWGYARDLYQTPGFGDTIDFAQIKQHYYATHADINPTRIVPLGPDLANWRTPHGRERLGGAPFGDGTPPQPKR
- a CDS encoding flavin reductase family protein; protein product: MSSAPESAAVGFDASGVSGADALKQAFREHPSGVALITAMTDEGPVGLTASSVASVGIDPPALAFSVTRATGSAGGVLGAETHLVHLLDSRHADVAQAFAVSGAERFTPEQGWASLATGEPYLPASRVALRCRPLHTLGVGSSVVVVAEVLGAVFGEAAEPMVYVDRRFHTLPAADRA
- a CDS encoding glutathione peroxidase, with product MELRDIPFTTIDGEPASLADYADRAVLIVNVASKCGLTPQYEKLEALQRTYGDRGLTVLGFPCNQFMGQEPGDGEEIKTFCSTSYGVTFPLMEKIKVNGRKKHPLYEQLREVPDADGKAGRVKWNFEKFLVAPDGSVSRFRPTVEPDDPAVIEAIEAALPE
- a CDS encoding redoxin domain-containing protein, with the protein product MVLAAGAAAPDFALSDQYGSETVLSDLLQDGPVALVFVPFAFSRICTSEFAELSAHADLFAERSVQLVGITVDSVWTLRAWAEQEGFSFPILSDFWPHGEVARACGALDERMGAAARATVVVGRDGRVAASFSSGAGEARPLAAYREAVSALPRA